From the genome of Geothrix sp. 21YS21S-4, one region includes:
- the truB gene encoding tRNA pseudouridine(55) synthase TruB, whose protein sequence is MVESGIHLVHKTVGQSSFDVVRGFKRRAFEAGQKKLALGHGGTLDPFADGLLLVLAGQATRLMELMHPLPKTYVAEVAWGVETDTCDLHGKPVSEGSAAALTPAMLEAVLAPFFGWTDQIPPATSAKKIDGEAAYKKAHRGEEVVMRPSRVFLLSARWFGHDLPRRSTLELTCRGGFYVRSLARDLGRALGCGAHLTALRRTAIGPWRDPGEGGERLIAGADLLPWCPTRLLSDEEAAHLAHGRAIPVGESHPAMWSLPEGFPNPGAPLRALHEGRLVALLRPVEDGLRTFANLRGGL, encoded by the coding sequence TGCGCGGGTTCAAGCGGCGGGCCTTCGAGGCCGGCCAGAAGAAGCTGGCCCTGGGGCACGGGGGGACGCTGGATCCCTTCGCGGATGGGCTCCTGCTGGTGCTGGCGGGCCAGGCCACGCGGCTGATGGAGCTGATGCACCCCCTGCCCAAGACCTACGTGGCCGAGGTGGCGTGGGGGGTGGAGACCGACACCTGCGATCTGCACGGCAAGCCCGTCTCGGAGGGCTCCGCCGCCGCCCTGACGCCGGCGATGCTGGAGGCGGTGCTCGCGCCCTTCTTCGGGTGGACGGACCAGATTCCTCCCGCCACCAGCGCCAAGAAGATCGACGGCGAGGCGGCCTACAAGAAGGCCCACCGCGGGGAAGAGGTGGTGATGCGGCCCAGCCGGGTCTTCCTCCTATCGGCGCGCTGGTTCGGCCACGACCTCCCGCGGCGCAGCACCCTGGAGCTCACCTGCCGCGGCGGATTCTACGTCCGCAGCCTCGCCCGGGACCTGGGGCGCGCCCTGGGCTGCGGAGCCCATCTGACCGCTCTCCGCCGTACCGCCATCGGCCCCTGGCGCGATCCCGGGGAGGGCGGTGAGCGCCTGATCGCCGGTGCGGACCTCCTACCGTGGTGTCCGACGCGTCTGCTATCCGACGAAGAAGCCGCCCACCTGGCGCATGGCCGGGCCATCCCGGTGGGGGAATCCCACCCCGCCATGTGGTCCCTTCCGGAAGGCTTCCCCAATCCTGGCGCCCCCCTCCGGGCCCTGCACGAGGGACGGCTGGTGGCCCTCCTCCGACCGGTCGAAGACGGCCTGCGAACCTTCGCCAATCTGCGGGGCGGGTTGTAA